One genomic segment of Gammaproteobacteria bacterium includes these proteins:
- a CDS encoding putative DUF2076 domain-containing protein (Evidence 3 : Putative function from multiple computational evidences), which produces MLAEERELLNNFLSRFNQIPQQTPDPEANAIIRQAIRRPDAAYLLVQQAMVQEIGLRQAEQRIQQLEQELQATRVASAPGAAQGKSSFLGGMTGGRRGGWTDAPVVSPVPTPGGSGWSQAPFSAPTAVPGASRGSGLGGFLAGAAATAAGVAGGALLFEGIRNFMGGQENTGSAGDVADTGDIDAAVRAADDGDGGGLFTESDAGGSGDGGVFSDLGSSWFGSGDGGSDSGWI; this is translated from the coding sequence ATGCTTGCGGAAGAACGCGAATTGCTTAACAATTTTTTAAGCAGATTCAATCAAATACCTCAACAAACTCCCGATCCTGAAGCGAATGCCATCATTCGTCAGGCGATACGCCGACCCGACGCCGCTTATTTGTTGGTACAACAGGCAATGGTCCAAGAAATCGGCCTACGGCAAGCAGAACAACGTATCCAGCAATTGGAGCAGGAACTTCAAGCCACACGCGTCGCTTCTGCTCCCGGAGCTGCTCAAGGAAAAAGCAGTTTTTTAGGAGGCATGACCGGAGGCAGACGCGGTGGTTGGACCGACGCCCCAGTAGTGTCTCCAGTGCCCACCCCCGGTGGGTCAGGGTGGAGCCAAGCACCTTTTTCAGCGCCTACCGCTGTTCCCGGGGCATCTCGAGGCAGCGGTCTGGGTGGTTTTCTAGCTGGCGCTGCGGCCACGGCGGCTGGAGTCGCCGGCGGTGCATTGTTATTCGAGGGCATTAGAAATTTTATGGGGGGGCAGGAAAATACAGGAAGTGCTGGAGATGTCGCGGATACTGGAGATATTGATGCCGCAGTGCGTGCTGCCGATGACGGCGATGGGGGTGGCTTGTTCACGGAATCCGATGCAGGCGGTAGCGGCGACGGCGGAGTATTCTCCGATCTGGGAAGTAGTTGGTTTGGGAGCGGTGATGGCGGCAGCGATTCCGGCTGGATTTAG
- a CDS encoding conserved hypothetical protein (Evidence 4 : Unknown function but conserved in other organisms): MNNLNSPDSAFLTAFRGRFVGVLRWEQLDDLWTALLTRVSSGWYVYHVGEPPPTTSLDTEQLRGVVEGLNTLLRDEHEYDYCGIVYADSLTEPSFIKIFDPNQLGSSCGFSGTTVLPGWILSILPPDDIPAALPPPNNRRRWWRRLFSD; the protein is encoded by the coding sequence ATGAACAACTTAAATTCCCCTGACTCCGCCTTTCTTACTGCCTTTCGTGGCCGTTTTGTCGGCGTGCTGCGCTGGGAACAACTCGATGACTTGTGGACAGCTCTGCTCACACGAGTTTCGAGCGGCTGGTATGTCTACCACGTCGGAGAACCTCCCCCTACAACATCCCTTGACACGGAACAACTACGGGGCGTGGTTGAAGGACTAAATACTCTGCTGCGCGATGAGCATGAATATGATTACTGCGGCATCGTCTACGCCGATAGTCTCACAGAGCCAAGCTTCATCAAAATTTTTGACCCGAATCAGCTAGGCAGCTCGTGCGGATTTTCCGGGACAACCGTTCTCCCCGGCTGGATTTTATCCATTCTACCGCCTGATGACATCCCGGCAGCCCTACCGCCACCGAATAACCGTCGTCGCTGGTGGCGACGACTGTTCAGCGACTAG
- the pepN gene encoding Aminopeptidase N has translation MKKLPTETIYLRDYTPSSYLVESVELRFDLDETQTIVNSRLRLRRAGSGPLILDGQDLILRRLVLDGRELTATEYVVEAESLTIHQVPEIFTLEVETVICPRDNTALEGLYASSGNLCTQCEPEGFRRITYYPDRPDVMAPFTTTLVADRIRYPLLLSNGNPVESGELSEGRHYARWVDPFPKPSYLFALVAGDLACIEGTHITSSRRKVDLRIYVQHQNRDQCDHALLSLKKAMRWDEIVYGREYDLDVYQIVAVNDFNMGAMENKGLNIFNSCYVLARPETATDEDFESIEAVIAHEYFHNWSGNRVTCRDWFQLSLKEGFTVFRDQEFTADMTSRAVKRIKDALRLRTAQFREDAGPLAHPVRPESYVEINNFYTVTVYEKGAEVVRMARNLLGPEAFRRGTDLYFTRHDGQAVTTDDFLRAMEEASGRDLGQFRRWYTQSGTPVITCRGKYDPMARIYTLTVEQNCPATPGQPVKEPFHFPFAVGLLDSNGDELPLRLTGENENVTQNTLVLEPCTAREIFRFADIPSPPIPSLLRGFSAPVKLEMDYSDADLAFLMARDTDLFNRWDAGQQLAVRVLKRLLADYAEGHPLVAPTLLVEAMARLLAAARPQKDGGVVMSDWRLLAEALSLPSASYLAEQVDFIDPTAIYEVRFFLRKTLAQTLREDFLAVYQANAHGAVQRDRADPVAIGERRLKNVCLGYLMELADDETRGLCMRQYQTADNMTDAIAALGFLANTDCLERPAALADFYTRWRHNSLVLNKWFSLQATSRLPETLETVRSLLHHPDFRLTNPNNVRAVIGAFCHGNPVRFHEASGVGYAFLAEQVIILDPINPQVASRLLNAVSDWRRYVPHLRAAMRQVLERILIQPILSKDVHEIVSKSLA, from the coding sequence ATGAAAAAATTGCCAACAGAAACCATTTATCTCCGTGACTATACCCCGTCATCTTATTTGGTCGAATCCGTGGAGCTGCGTTTCGATCTAGATGAAACTCAGACCATCGTTAATTCTCGTCTGCGTTTACGCCGTGCTGGTTCTGGGCCTCTGATATTGGACGGCCAAGACTTGATACTGCGGCGCTTGGTGCTGGATGGGCGTGAATTGACTGCCACCGAGTATGTTGTCGAAGCGGAATCGTTGACCATTCACCAGGTTCCTGAGATATTTACTCTGGAAGTAGAAACGGTGATTTGTCCTAGAGACAATACCGCCCTTGAGGGACTTTATGCTTCCAGTGGCAATCTATGCACACAGTGCGAGCCGGAGGGATTTCGGCGGATTACCTATTATCCTGACCGCCCAGATGTCATGGCCCCATTTACCACCACGCTTGTTGCGGATCGAATCCGGTATCCGTTGCTGCTTTCCAATGGTAATCCAGTAGAGAGCGGAGAATTATCCGAGGGGCGTCATTATGCACGCTGGGTTGATCCTTTTCCTAAGCCTTCTTATTTATTTGCCTTGGTGGCGGGTGATCTCGCGTGTATCGAGGGTACGCATATAACCAGCTCGAGACGGAAAGTAGATCTACGTATTTACGTGCAGCACCAAAATCGGGATCAATGCGACCATGCCTTGCTTTCGCTCAAAAAGGCGATGCGTTGGGATGAAATAGTTTATGGTCGAGAATATGATCTCGATGTATATCAAATTGTAGCGGTTAACGATTTCAACATGGGCGCGATGGAAAACAAAGGACTCAATATTTTTAATTCGTGTTATGTTTTGGCACGTCCAGAAACTGCGACCGATGAAGATTTCGAGAGTATTGAAGCGGTCATTGCCCACGAATATTTTCATAATTGGTCGGGCAATCGGGTTACTTGCCGTGACTGGTTCCAGCTCTCGCTCAAGGAGGGCTTCACTGTTTTTCGCGATCAAGAATTCACCGCCGACATGACCTCGCGGGCAGTTAAACGCATCAAAGATGCCCTGCGTCTGCGTACCGCCCAGTTTCGGGAGGATGCTGGCCCGCTTGCGCATCCGGTACGCCCTGAGTCTTATGTCGAGATCAATAATTTTTACACCGTAACTGTCTATGAAAAGGGGGCTGAGGTAGTGCGCATGGCGCGTAATCTTCTTGGTCCCGAGGCGTTCCGGCGTGGTACTGACCTCTATTTCACGCGTCATGACGGGCAAGCGGTAACCACCGACGATTTTTTACGTGCCATGGAGGAAGCCTCCGGTCGCGATCTAGGTCAGTTCCGTCGCTGGTACACCCAATCCGGCACCCCAGTGATTACTTGTCGGGGTAAATACGACCCGATGGCGCGCATCTATACCTTGACCGTCGAGCAAAATTGTCCCGCTACTCCCGGTCAACCAGTGAAGGAACCTTTTCATTTTCCCTTTGCCGTCGGATTGTTGGATAGCAACGGCGACGAGCTACCTCTGCGTCTAACCGGTGAAAACGAAAACGTAACCCAAAACACCTTGGTTCTGGAACCATGTACCGCGCGCGAAATTTTCCGGTTCGCGGATATTCCTTCCCCACCGATTCCATCTCTGCTGCGTGGTTTCTCAGCCCCGGTCAAACTCGAAATGGATTATTCGGACGCCGATCTTGCCTTCCTCATGGCGCGCGACACTGACCTTTTCAATCGTTGGGACGCAGGTCAACAGCTTGCGGTACGCGTGCTTAAAAGGCTGCTCGCTGACTATGCTGAGGGTCATCCCCTGGTTGCTCCCACTTTGTTGGTCGAGGCCATGGCACGTTTACTCGCAGCAGCACGCCCACAAAAAGATGGGGGCGTCGTGATGTCTGACTGGCGGTTGTTGGCCGAGGCCCTCAGTCTTCCGTCAGCATCCTATCTCGCCGAACAAGTGGATTTCATTGACCCTACAGCCATTTATGAAGTGCGCTTTTTTCTACGCAAAACCCTGGCACAAACGCTGCGCGAGGATTTTCTCGCGGTGTATCAAGCTAATGCTCATGGCGCGGTGCAACGCGACCGTGCCGACCCTGTGGCCATCGGTGAGCGGCGTTTGAAAAATGTTTGCCTGGGTTATCTGATGGAACTTGCTGACGATGAGACACGCGGCTTGTGCATGAGACAATATCAAACCGCCGACAACATGACCGACGCCATCGCCGCTTTGGGTTTTCTCGCCAATACCGATTGTCTCGAACGTCCGGCAGCTCTGGCGGATTTTTATACCCGCTGGCGGCATAATTCGCTGGTGCTGAATAAATGGTTTTCACTGCAAGCTACCTCGCGCTTGCCTGAAACCTTGGAAACGGTACGCAGCCTTCTCCATCATCCTGATTTTCGTCTGACCAATCCCAACAATGTTCGGGCGGTCATTGGCGCTTTCTGCCACGGTAATCCGGTGCGTTTTCATGAGGCCAGCGGAGTGGGATATGCCTTTCTCGCCGAGCAGGTGATCATCCTTGACCCGATCAATCCACAGGTAGCATCACGGCTACTTAACGCCGTCAGCGATTGGCGCCGCTATGTACCTCATCTGCGCGCAGCGATGCGTCAGGTCTTGGAAAGAATCCTGATACAACCTATATTGTCCAAAGATGTTCATGAAATCGTCAGTAAAAGTTTAGCTTAA